One window of the Rosa rugosa chromosome 3, drRosRugo1.1, whole genome shotgun sequence genome contains the following:
- the LOC133739991 gene encoding hyoscyamine 6-dioxygenase-like: MERILDQKLVSSWFDVHQSVPETYVFPPEKRPGKLNVPLCKSIPVVDLGSHDRRDTIQQIFKASQDFGFFQVINHGVSNKLIDDTMSVFKEFHEMPSKDKARECSKDPSRDCKLYTSSENYANEEVHYWRDALTHPGHTSEKYLQYWPQKPTQYRDVVKRYLEEARNLGAVILELLAEGLGLSAEFFNGGLSDSPMLLSNHYPPCPDPSLTLGLTKHRDPTLITILLQDTEGLQVFKDGNWIGVEPVSTAFVVNIGYVLQIISNSEFKGAEHRVVTNSRVARTTIAYLIYPSNENLIEPAKALCNQNPPLYRSLTFKEFLKNFKANFKSKIDSTEFSTVDFEAVLQTISLSGS; the protein is encoded by the exons ATGGAGAGGATTTTGGATCAGAAGCTTGTTTCAAGCTGGTTTGACGTTCATCAATCCGTGCCCGAAACATATGTTTTCCCACCCGAAAAACGACCCGGCAAGCTCAACGTTCCCCTATGCAAAAGCATTCCAGTAGTTGATCTCGGGAGCCATGATCGCCGTGACACCATTCAGCAGATTTTCAAAGCCAGCCAAGACTTCGGCTTTTTCCAG GTTATCAACCATGGAGTTTCGAATAAGTTAATCGATGATACAATGAGTGTTTTCAAGGAGTTCCATGAAATGCCCTCCAAAGACAAGGCAAGAGAATGCTCCAAGGATCCAAGTCGAGACTGCAAGCTCTACACAAGCAGTGAAAACTACGCAAATGAAGAAGTTCACTACTGGAGAGATGCATTGACTCACCCTGGTCATACTTCAGAAAAATACCTGCAATATTGGCCTCAAAAACCAACTCAGTACCG AGATGTTGTGAAGCGGTATTTGGAGGAGGCGAGGAACTTGGGTGCTGTGATTCTGGAGCTGCTTGCTGAAGGGTTGGGACTTAGCGCTGAGTTCTTCAATGGTGGGCTTAGTGATAGTCCGATGCTGTTGTCGAATCATTATCCGCCGTGTCCGGATCCTAGCTTAACCTTGGGGTTAACCAAACACCGGGATCCTACCCTCATAACCATTTTGCTTCAAGATACAGAAGGGCTTCAAGTTTTCAAAGATGGGAATTGGATTGGGGTTGAGCCTGTTTCTACAGCTTTTGTGGTCAACATAGGCTATGTACTCCAG ATTATCAGCAACTCAGAGTTTAAAGGTGCAGAACACAGAGTGGTGACTAATTCAAGAGTCGCAAGGACAACCATTGCTTACTTGATTTATCCTTCTAATGAGAACCTTATAGAACCTGCAAAAGCTCTATGCAACCAAAATCCGCCACTCTACCGATCGTTGACATTCAAGGAGTTCCTTAAAAACTTTAAGGCAAACTTTAAATCTAAAATCGACAGTACTGAATTCAGTACTGTCGATTTCGAAGCAGTGTTGCAGACTATAAGCCTCTCAGGTAGCTAG